The Hypomesus transpacificus isolate Combined female chromosome 3, fHypTra1, whole genome shotgun sequence genome has a window encoding:
- the pcnx1 gene encoding pecanex-like protein 1 — MRRSHCSYEQHAEQERCVNERPQQPSSSRCRLERSHWKHLTFTPTLPPAPTLTLVLSRSTVFTLCFPVVFFVGLLPQVNTFLMYLFEQLDIHVFGGNASTSLLSALYSVLRSGVTVALLYGLCYGALKETWEPQHIPVLFSVFCGLLVAVSYHLSRQSSDPSVLISLVQSKILPNLKDKNPEDPLSEVQDPLPEKLKASLNERLQSDLIVCVVIAVLYFAIHVSTVFIALQPFLSYVLYGLLGAVGLLTHYLLPQARKQLPWYCFSHPLLKTKEYYQFEVRGAAHVMWFEKLQVWLLFLEKNVLYPLVILNELSGSAQELASPRKLDTEVGALMITVAGLKLLRSSYSSPTYQYVTVLFTVLFFTFDYRHLSETLLLDLFLMSVVFSKLWELFYKLRFVYTYIAPWQITWGSAFHAFAQPFAVPHSAMLFVQALVSAVFSTPLNPFLGSAIFITSYVRPVKFWERDYNTKRVDHSNTRLASQLDRNPGSDDNNLNSIFYEHLTRSLQHSLSGDLLLGRWGNYTTGDCFILASDYLNALVHIIETGNGLVTFQLRGLEFRGTYCQQREVEAITEGVEEDEACCCCEPGHMPHLLSFNAAFGQRWLAWEVLVTKYVLEGYSITDNSAASMLQVFDLRRILTTYYVKGIIYYVLASPRLEDWLANESVREGLRGCGERNYVDLDPTFNPNIDEDYDHRLAGISRDSFCVVYLAWIQYCNSRRAKPLDSEKDSSLVLLCFGLCVLGRRALGTAAHHMSSNLESFLYGLHALFKGDFRISSVRDEWIFADMELLRKVVVPGIRMSLKLHQDHFTSPDEYEEPAVLFQAITSHQQNLVIAHEGDPAWRSAVLSNSPSLLALRHVLDEGTNEYKIIMLNRRFLSFRVIKVNKECVRGLWAGQQQELVFLRNRNPERGSIQNAKQALRNMINSSCDQPIGYPIYVSPLTTSYCNSHPQLGHVLGGPISGGNIRNFIVNTWHRLRKGCGAGCNSGGNIEDSEAGGLSCASGNGTGVSDSQQSSMSQGGGSGPAPPLAYQPHSLGTSQSSQSVQSGLVRQSPARASVASQSSSYRYSSSRHSSLRTSATGLEPCRRSSTSQLSLRTLPTSLQLRLGPGPDPAGPSASLSSHSIPPCKRHTLVGLLGSDGLGSAVGDPLSQHPHPHQHNPTLSSVRREDISYRVQIMDVNQVLENINLSKRKELQWPDETMRLRAGRTCWRDWSPLEGMEGHVIHRWVPCSREPAGRSHIDKTILLVQVEDKLVPIIETGVIELGAEV, encoded by the exons cctccaccagtCTCCTGTCAGCTCTCTACAGCGTGCTCCGCAGTGGCGTAACCGTGGCGCTGCTGTACGGCCTTTGCTACGGAGCCCTGAAG gAGACATGGGAGCCCCAGCACATCCCGGTGTTGTTCTCGGTGTTCTGCGGCCTCCTGGTGGCCGTCTCCTATCACCTCAGCCGCCAAAGCAGCGACCCCTCCGTCCTCAT ctcaCTGGTGCAGTCCAAGATTCTCCCCAACCTGAAAGACAAGAACCCGGAAGACCCTCTATCTGAGGTCCAGGACCCTCTTCCAGAGAAGCTGAAGGCCTCGCTG aacGAGCGTCTCCAGTCAGACCTGATTGTGTGCGTGGTCATCGCTGTGCTCTACTTTGCCATCCATGTCAGCACAGTGTTCATAGCGCTGCAG cctttcCTCAGCTACGTCCTCTACGGCCTACTGGGGGCTGTGGGCCTCCTCACTCACTACCTGCTGCCACAGGCCCGCAAGCAGCTGCCCTGGTACTGCTTCTCACACCCCCTGCTCAAAACCAAGGAGTACTACCAGTTCGAGGTCAGGG gtgcAGCCCATGTGATGTGGTTTgagaagctgcaggtgtggCTGCTGTTCCTGGAGAAGAACGTCCTGTACCCCCTGGTCATCCTGAACGAGCTGAGCGGCAGTGCCCAGGAGCTGGCCAGCCCTCGCAAGCTGGACACTGA GGTGGGAGCTCTGATGATCACCGTGGCGGGGCTGAAGCTGCTGCGGTCGTCCTACAGCAGCCCCACCTACCAGTACGTGACCGTCCTCTTCACTGTCCTCTTCTTCACCTTCGACTACCGCCACCTCTCCGAGACCCTGCTGCTGGACCTCTTCCTCATGTCTGTCGTCTTCagcaag CTGTGGGAGCTGTTCTACAAGCTGCGTTTTGTCTACACCTACATCGCTCCCTGGCAGATCACCTGGGGCTCCGCCTTCCACGCCTTCGCCCAGCCCTTCGCCGTGCCTC ACTCTGCCATGCTGTTCGTTCAGGCCCTGGTGTCTGCGGTGTTCTCCACGCCTCTCAACCCCTTCCTGGGCAGTGCCATCTTCATCACCTCCTACGTCCGCCCCGTCAAGTTCTGGGAGAGGGACTACAA CACCAAGAGAGTCGACCACTCCAACACTCGCCTGGCCTCCCAGCTGGATCGCAACCCAG gctcTGACGACAACAACCTGAACTCCATCTTCTACGAGCACCTGACGCGCTCGCTGCAGCACAGCCTGAGCGGGGACCTGCTGCTGGGCCGCTGGGGGAACTACACCACCGGGGACTGCTTCATCCTGGCCTCCGACTACCTCAACGCCCTGGTGCACATCATCGAGACGGGCAACGGCCTGGTCACCTTCCAGCTCCGAGGCCTGGAGTTcaggg GTACGTACTGCcagcagagggaggtggaggccatCACGGAGGgcgtggaggaggacgaggcgtGCTGTTGCTGTGAGCCCGGCCACATGCCCCACCTGCTGTCCTTCAACGCGGCCTTCGGCCAGCGCTGGCTGGCCTGGGAGGTCCTGGTCACCAAGTACGTCCTGGAAGGATACAGCATCACAGACAACAGCGCCGCCTCAATGCTCCAGGTGTTCGACCTGCGACGCATCCTCACCACCTACTACGTCAAG GGCATCATATACTACGTGCTGGCGTCACCCAGGCTGGAGGACTGGCTGGCCAACgagagtgtgagggagggcCTGCGGGGCTGCGGAGAGCGCAACTACGTGGACCTGGACCCCACCTTCAACCCCAACATCGACGAGGACTACGACCACCGGCTGGCAGGCATCTCCAGGGACAGCTTCTGTGTGGTGTACCTCGCCTGGATCCAGTACTGCAACTCAAGGAGAGCCAAG CCGCTGGACAGTGAGAAGGACTCATCTCTGGTGCTGCTGTGCTTCGGTCTCTGTGTGCTGGGCAGGAGGGCCCTGGGAACCGCAGCCCACCACATGTCCAG TAACTTGGAGTCCTTCCTGTACGGCCTGCATGCGCTCTTCAAGGGAGACTTCCGCATCTCCTCGGTGAGGGACGAGTGGATCTTTGCAGATATGGAACTCCTGAGGAAGGTGGTGGTTCCTGGGATCCGCATGTCCCTCAAGCTGCACCAG GATCACTTCACGTCCCCAGACGAGTACGAGGAGCCGGCGGTGTTGTTCCAGGCCATCACGTCCCACCAGCAGAACCTGGTCATCGCCCACGAGGGCGACCCGGCGTGGCGCAGCGCCGTGCTGTCCAACTCGCCCTCGCTGCTGGCACTGAGACACGTCCTGGACGAGGGCACCAACGAGTACAAGATCATCATGCTCAACAGACGGTTCCTCAGCTTCAGGGTCATCAAG GTAAATAAGGAGTGTGTGCGGGGGCTGTGGGCGGGCCAGCAGCAGGAGCTGGTGTTTTTGAGGAACAGGAACCCGGAGCGTGGAAGCATCCAGAACGCCAAGCAGGCGCTGCGGAACATGATCAACTCATCGTGCGACCAGCCCATCGGCTACCCCATCTACGTGTCCCCGCTTACCACCTCCTACTGCAACTCTCACCCCCAGCTGGGACATGTGCTGGGGGGGCCCATCAGCGGCGGAAACATCCGGAACTTCATTGTCAACACCTGGCACAG GCTGCGTAAGGGCTGCGGCGCGGGCTGTAACAGCGGGGGGAACATTGAGGACTCAGAAGCAGGGGGCCTGTCATGCGCCAGCGGGAACGGGACGGGGGTGAGTGACTCCCAGCAGAGCTCCATGTCCCAAGGAGGGGGGTCCGGACCGGCCCCTCCCCTGGCCTACCAGCCACACTCCCTGG GCACCAGTCAGAGCTCCCAGTCGGTGCAGTCTGGCCTGGTGCGCCAGTCCCCAGCCCGCGCCTCCGTGGCCAGCCAGTCGTCCTCCTACCGCTACAGCAGCAGCCGCCACTCGTCGCTCCGCACCTCCGCCACGGGCCTGGAGCCCTGCCGGCGCTCCTCCACCAGCCAGCTGTCCCTGCGCACGCTGCCCACCTCCCTGCAGCTGCGCCTGGGCCCCGGCCCCGACCCGGCCGGgccctccgcctctctctccagccacaGCATCCCGCCCTGCAAGCGCCACACCCTGGTGGGACTGCTGGGGAGCGACGGGCTGGGCAGCGCCGTGGGAGACCCCCTCAgccagcacccccacccccaccagcacaaccccaccctctcctctgtgcGCAGGGAGGATATCTCCTATAGGGTGCAG ATCATGGACGTGAACCAGGTTCTGGAGAACATCAACCTGTCGAAGCGTAAGGAGCTGCAGTGGCCTGACGAAACCATGAGGCTGAGGGCAGGAAGGACCTGCTGGAGGGACTGGAGCCCCCTGGAGGGCATGGAGGGACAT GTTATTCACCGGTGGGTGCCTTGCAGCCGGGAACCAGCCGGCCGCTCCCATATCGACAAGACCATCCTGCTGGTCCAGGTGGAAGACAAGCTGGTGCCCATCATTGAGACTGGGGTCATAGAGCTGGGAGCAGAGGTGTGA
- the lgmn gene encoding legumain, whose translation MLTSTVALLGLSLALMGSAFPTQEPENGKNWVVIVAGSNGWYNYRHQADACHAYQIVHKNGIPDEQIVVMMYDDLADNEDNPTPGVVINRPNGTDVYKGVPKDYTGDAVTPANFLAVLKGDSASVKGGSGKVLKSGPNDHVFVYFTDHGAPGILAFPDDDLHVDDLMSAITYMRENKMYQKMVFYIEACESGSMMSSLPADIDVYATTAANSHESSYACYYDEKRDTYLGDWYSVNWMEDSDLEDLTKETLMKQFKIVRSHTNTSHVMQFGNKTLAHMKVMAFQGNPKADSSPAPSMTLQPVADPDLTPSPDVPLAILKRKFMSTNDINAAKGYAKQISQHIKVRDVLAETMRRVVEMVAGAQVQKVLSERLELTQHQCYKAAVHHYKTHCFNWHTMEYEYALRHLFALVNLCEAGHPADRILKAMDYVCYFRM comes from the exons ATGTTGACGTCTACCGTAGCCTTGCTGGGCCTGAGCCTGGCCCTGATGGGCAGTGCCTTTCCAACGCAGGAGCCGGAAAATGGTAAAAACTGGGTGGTGATTGTTGCTGGCTCCAATGGCTGGTACAACTACAGACATCAG GCAGATGCTTGCCATGCTTACCAGATAGTCCATAAGAATGGAATCCCCGACGAACAGATCGTGGTGATGATGTACGACGACCTGGCAGATAATGAGGA TAATCCCACCCCAGGGGTAGTGATCAACAGGCCCAACGGGACAGACGTGTACAAGGGAGTCCCCAAGGACTACACAGGGGAC GCTGTGACACCAGCGAACTTCCTGGCTGTTCTGAAAGGAGACTCTGCTAGTGTCAAGGGCGGTTCTGGCAAGGTGCTTAAGAG CGGTCCCAAtgatcatgtgtttgtgtacttcACTGATCACGGTGCACCTGGTATTCTGGCCTTCCCCGATGATGAT CTTCATGTTGATGACCTCATGAGTGCCATTACCTACATGCGTGAGAATAAAATGTACCAAAAG ATGGTGTTCTACATTGAGGCCTGTGAGTCTGGATCGATGATGAGCAGCCTGCCTGCCGACATAGACG TGTACGCGACCACTGCAGCCAACTCCCATGAGTCCTCCTACGCCTGCTACTACGATGAGAAGAGGGACACCTACCTGGGAGACTGGTACAGCGTCAACTGGATGGAGGACTCCGACCTG GAGGACCTGACCAAGGAAACCCTCATGAAGCAGTTTAAGATTGTAAGGAGCCACACCAACACCAGTCACGTCATGCAGTTTGGCAACAAG ACCTTGGCCCACATGAAGGTGATGGCGTTCCAGGGGAACCCCAAGGCTGACTCCAGCCCCGCTCCCTCTATGACCCTGCAGCCTGTGGCTGACCCAGAcctgacccccagccctgacGTCCCTCTCGCCATCCTCAAGAGGAAGTTCATGTCCACCAATGACATTAATGCTGCCAAGGGATACGCCAAGCAGATTAGCCAACACATCAAG GTGAGGGATGTGCTGGCTGAGACCATGCggagggtggtggagatggTGGCAGGAGCTCAGGTCCAGAAGGTCCTGAGTGAGCGGCTGGAGTTGACCCAGCACCAGTGCTACAAGGCTGCAGTGCACCACTACAAGACTCACTGCTTCAACTGGCACACCATGGAG TACGAGTACGCCCTCAGACATCTGTTTGCCCTGGTGAACCTGTGCGAGGCGGGCCACCCAGCAGACAG GATCCTCAAAGCCATGGACTACGTGTGTTACTTCAGGATGTAG
- the chp1 gene encoding calcineurin B homologous protein 1: MGSRASTLLREEEIEEIKKETGFSHSQITRLYSRFTSLDKGENGTLSREDFQRIPELAINPLGDRIINAFFPEGEDQVNFRGFMRTLAHFRPIEDNEKNKDPTANEPLNSRTNKLLFAFRLYDLDRDDKISRDELLQVLRMMVGVNISDDQLGSIADRTIQEADQNGDNSISFNEFIKVLEKVDVEQKMSIRFLH, translated from the exons ATGGGTTCCCGAGCCTCAACGTTACTCAGAGAAGAGGAGATCGAGGAAATCAAGAAAGAAACCGGTT TTTCTCACAGTCAGATTACCCGACTGTATAGTCGCTTCACCAGCTTGGATAAAGGTGAAAATGGAACGCTCAG CCGGGAAGATTTCCAAAGAATCCCTGAACTGGCGATAAACCCTCTTGGAGACAGAATCATCAATGCCTTCTTCCCAGAAGG GGAGGATCAGGTGAACTTCCGTGGATTCATGCGAACGCTGGCCCACTTCCGTCCGATCGAGGACAACGAAAAGAACAAGGACCCCACGGCCAACGAGCCCCTGAACAGCAGGACCAACAAGCTCCTGT TTGCATTCCGGTTGTACGACCTGGACAGGGATGATAAGATCTCACGTGATGAGCTTCTGCAG GTCCTCAGGATGATGGTCGGGGTGAACATATCAGACGATCAGCTCGGCAGCATCGCTGACAGGACCATCCAGGAGGCGGACCAGAACGGAGACAACTCCATCTCCTTCAACGAGTTCATCAAG GTGTTGGAGAAGGTGGACGTTGAACAGAAGATGAGCATCAGGTTCCTGCACTAA
- the oip5 gene encoding protein Mis18-beta, translating into MDPREGVYRNFMTFHCGQCNTVWADSLGLCGEAKCCDSLICSTVNLSIEVTLDVIIKKEIQSSLEEKWENCIYNSLSCSGCGCSVGVVLVSAPQHLASLRSLFLIRKENTNCYQFSDGSMVKASTLNLDIEAIGTSIATLKQEMEAALEHISLLHGSLRESSTASLD; encoded by the exons ATGGACCCAAGAGAAGGTGTTTACAGGAATTTCATGACTTTCCACTGTGGACAATGCAACACTGTGTGGGCAGACTCACTCGGACTTTGTGGAGAAGCAAAGTGTTGTGACTCACTAATATGCAGCA CAGTTAATCTTTCCATAGAGGTCACCCTTGATGTGATTATCAAGAAGGAGATACAGTCAAGTCTTGAGGAGAAATGGGAAAACTG CATCTACAATTCCCTGAGCTGCTCTGGGTGTGGCTGTTCTGTGGGTGTAGTCCTCGTCTCAGCCCCACAGCATCTCGCCAGTCTGCGTTCCCTCTTTCTCATCCGGAAAGAGAACACCAATTG TTATCAATTCAGTGATGGTTCTATGGTGAAGGCTTCTACACTTAACTTGGATATAGAGGCCATTGGAACAAGTATAGCTACG CTGAAACAAGAAATGGAGGCAGCACTGGAGCACATTTCTCTGCTACATGGCAGCCTGAGAGAGAGCAGCACTGCAAGCCTGGATTAG